A section of the Ranitomeya imitator isolate aRanImi1 chromosome 7, aRanImi1.pri, whole genome shotgun sequence genome encodes:
- the ZNF142 gene encoding zinc finger protein 142 gives MSEDGLLVASDWGTQSCEQLVFQTPPCARRQIEDDFAEDDAPSQDSLPFQSIYLQSKDTSQTDTTSVNTGEQTIFGASGGDCPDDTGKSAVPIASLLSQEICHHLRDPAAPDCAGISLTESQILITDAVLRQEETCQPAEADALTCPICRNDFKTPSELKKHFRSHPPPAPDLKCWQSDCPFLAQDLKRFQSHLRREHKLTPVTCSHRTCRLLFPGRQEMSRHFQTHFPFHCNQCDFISSNSKVFAQHRKSHINPREPYFTLEEPESRPSAAFVHRTDDHPAADHFLEIVSPSNVADHNSVPSLRCRKRRKNTQKNETENPESNSNEENENHAREKSPIGQQVTRGIENGKEHLYKTHMCPECKRCFKKRTHLADHLHLHFPDPNLQCPNCRKFFTSRNKLKIHMMREAGDKVHSCPLCDYSAVEKNALNRHMASIHEGVSNFYSDTYSCPVCQETFKLSQALKDHMKRHKTEQKMRCLQQGCDQALSNRKDFLRHVKESHGIQAVECRYHACSLLFKSREEMEAHRKNHYAFHCQDCDFVCSNKHVFRKHKKCGHPGKEELTCRFCPYKSFNPVEYADHVGKMHANEKIHHCGDCDFATAHKRVLMRHMLLHTGEKPHKCSQCDFVCRDISYLSKHMLTHSTDKNYMCTECGYITKWKHYLNVHMRKHSGDLRYHCNQCSYRCHRADQLSSHKLRHQGKTLICEMCGFGCKRKAELHKHMQVKHSQSPQITMYQCQHCNYQTKYKQTLRNHENGKHTKHREFRCALCSFRTFSNTSLFFHKRKSHGYVPGDQDWLERYASKQQENSSVDLLFPYKIEVPATSKRVSSAGKQGPSSNPAQTVNDESSECLQVDGLQEPPGDEGISVADESLLAAITLEPVEACNIEIEDFPVRLELSESSELLAKESSACEDPLPTSDEILCFSESMTGEEHANCGQDYEEEADQNMGDDTEKDDNGVCVTVQYNEEAFLCEVSEKGDELPLHVNSDLELQPGDIPVEVQESWADVVKGGVQLTIVCQSSQLHEGAIQEVEATSVPLDEADDKSGKPESILKALRKQDKEQAEALVLEGRVQMLVVQSNAQVYKCEKCSYITKKKGSIVQHAKNGCQPRKSSLVCQECGASFKQQRGLNTHVLKKCPVRLRKKRACFRMAVSVEGVGQQVDRDLAAGPGDLGSGKESLEADEHLSQCPSLFQNSKTLERSLDDKETSATLDDEETSAAVHSSDTLPNPAIVTEKYRIEAGKFHCLFCSYSCSRACTISCHVSQNCRELRRAPSPAGLQSAATVKRHKQLESTQEMGRVPESPLDEHHQNPEQEVDGMGVSRGSYDSTSARRLSCPSCVFTCTQERAMKTHKKKGCLKPGELQCPLCSFRCMSPGALKRHRELHQKYSQNRLQLQCKQCDFTCKQPRCMKQHVRIRHEGIKPHRCRYCDFSTTRRYRLEAHESLHTGVGRIPCGSCSRTFGTNSKLRLHQRRVHEKMPTHFCKLCDYSGYSQNDVARHVASCHSGDAVYPCSVCQASFSSEAALKQHSLRKHHEKASHECSQCQFSCHSQATLRCHLQKQHLQLECTVCKESFSRREDIEEHRKTHFSHHCQQCQYAAKDRQQLINHYAEEHESSGLPDGEADEGPLRCPFCSFSCRHELVYDHHVKSHGATRVYKCADCDYSTRNKQKITWHSRIHTGEKPYKCHLCTYACADPSRLKYHMRIHKDEKNYLCPECGYKCKWVNQLKYHMTKHTGLKPYQCEECDYCTNRADALRVHRETRHRDVRSFICEQCGKAFKTRFLLKTHLKKHSEEKPYICNMCQRGFRWPAGLRHHYLTHTNQQPFFCQYCSYRAKQKFQVVKHIQRHHPNNPDLTKGIGKEPYLFSVQGHDATFQQSSQCDGEAGAEH, from the exons GTAAATCGGCCGTGCCCATTGCCAGTCTGCTGTCCCAGGAGATCTGCCATCACCTTAGAGATCCTGCGGCGCCCGATTGTGCCGGCATATCTCTCACTGAGTCCCAGATCCTCATCACAGACGCGGTCCTCAGGCAGGAGGAGACCTGTCAGCCAGCCGAGGCGGACGCCCTCACCTGCCCCATCTGCCGGAATGACTTCAAGACGCCGAGTGAGCTGAAGAAACATTTCCGCAGCCACCCTCCTCCCGCACCAGACCTGAAGTGCTGGCAGAGCGACTGCCCGTTCTTGGCTCAAGACCTGAAAAGGTTCCAGTCTCATCTGCGGAGGGAGCATAAGCTGACGCCGGTGACCTGCTCTCACCGGACCTGCCGTCTCCTCTTCCCCGGACGCCAGGAGATGTCTCGGCACTTCCAGACTCATTTTCCCTTTCACTGTAACCAGTGTGACTTTATCAGCTCCAATTCTAAGGTTTTCGCCCAACATCGGAAGTCCCACATTAATCCTAGGGAGCCATATTTTACTTTAGAAGAGCCTGAATCCCGGCCGTCAGCAGCCTTCGTGCACCGTACTGACGACCATCCAGCTGCGGATCACTTCCTAGAGATTGTGTCACCATCTA ATGTCGCCGATCACAATTCAGTCCCATCGCTCAGATGCCGAAAACGCAGAAAAAATACTCAGAAAAACGAAACTGAAAATCCAGAATCCAACAGCAATGAGGAAAATGAAAATCACGCCAGAGAAAAGAGTCCAATAGGGCAGCAGGTTACAC GAGGAATAGAGAACGGGAAGGAGCACCTGTATAAAACCCACATGTGCCCGGAGTGCAAGCGATGCTTTAAGAAAAGGACCCACTTAGCCGACCACCTCCATCTTCACTTCCCCGACCCGAACCTCCAGTGCCCGAACTGCCGCAAGTTCTTTACCAGCCGCAATAAGCTGAAGATCCACATGATGAGGGAGGCCGGTGACAAGGTCCACAGCTGCCCCCTGTGCGACTACAGCGCCGTGGAGAAGAACGCCCTCAACCGGCACATGGCGAGCATTCACGAAGGGGTGTCCAACTTTTACTCCGACACCTACTCCTGCCCGGTGTGCCAGGAAACCTTCAAACTGAGTCAGGCTCTGAAGGATCACATGAAACGACACAAAACGGAGCAGAAGATGAGATGTCTTCAGCAAGGTTGTGACCAAGCCTTGTCCAATCGTAAAGACTTCCTCCGACACGTGAAAGAGTCTCATGGCATCCAGGCCGTAGAGTGTCGCTACCACGCCTGCTCCCTGCTCTTCAAGAGCCGCGAAGAAATGGAAGCCCATCGGAAGAACCACTACGCTTTTCACTGCCAGGACTGTGACTTTGTGTGCTCCAACAAACATGTCTTCCGCAAGCACAAGAAGTGCGGCCATCCGGGAAAAGAGGAGCTGACGTGCCGCTTCTGCCCCTACAAGAGCTTTAATCCGGTGGAGTATGCCGACCACGTGGGAAAGATGCACGCCAACGAGAAGATCCACCACTGCGGAGACTGTGACTTTGCCACGGCACACAAGAGGGTCCTGATGCGTCACATGCTGCTACACACAG GTGAAAAGCCTCATAAGTGCAGCCAGTGTGATTTCGTGTGCCGAGACATCAGTTACCTCTCCAAGCACATGCTGACCCACTCCACGGATAAGAACTACATGTGCACAGAATGTGGGTACATCACCAAATGGAAGCATTACCTGAACGTGCACATGCGCAAACACAGTGGGGACCTCAG GTACCATTGTAACCAGTGCTCCTACCGCTGTCATCGGGCAGACCAGCTCAGTAGCCATAAGCTCCGGCACCAGGGGAAGACTCTTATCTGTGAAATGTGTGGATTCGGCTGCAAGCGTAAGGCCGAGCTTCACAAACACATGCAGGTGAAACATTCTCAGTCCCCCCAGATCACCATGTACCAATGTCAGCACTGCAACTATCAAACCAAGTACAAGCAGACCCTGCGCAACCATGAAAACGGCAAGCACACCAAGCATCGGGAATTTCGCTGTGCCCTCTGCTCTTTCCGTACATTTAGTAATACCAGCCTCTTCTTCCACAAGCGCAAGTCCCACGGCTATGTCCCCGGGGATCAGGACTGGCTGGAGCGGTACGCCAGCaaacagcaggagaacagcagtgtGGATCTGCTATTTCCTTACAAAATTGAGGTCCCAGCCACTAGCAAACGTGTATCCTCTGCTGGAAAACAGGGTCCGAGCAGTAACCCTGCGCAGACGGTGAATGATGAGTCCTCTGAATGTTTACAGGTGGATGGTCTTCAGGAACCGCCCGGAGATGAAGGTATTTCAGTTGCAGATGAGTCTTTACTTGCTGCCATTACCCTGGAGCCAGTTGAAGCATGCAATATTGAAATTGAGGACTTTCCAGTAAGACTTGAACTTTCTGAGTCCAGTGAGCTTTTGGCCAAAGAGTCTTCTGCTTGTGAAGATCCTCTCCCTACCAGTGATGAGATTCTCTGCTTCTCTGAGTCCATGACCGGCGAGGAACATGCAAACTGTGGGCAAGACTATGAAGAAGAAGCAGATCAGAACATGGGGGATGATACAGAGAAGGATGACAATGGGGTCTGCGTAACCGTGCAGTACAACGAAGAAGCCTTCCTTTGTGAAGTGAGCGAGAAAGGTGACGAGCTGCCCCTCCATGTGAACTCTGATCTGGAGCTACAGCCTGGAGACATTCCTGTAGAAGTGCAGGAGTCCTGGGCAGATGTGGTGAAGGGTGGCGTCCAGCTGACCATAGTATGCCAGTCCAGCCAACTTCATGAAGGCGCCATCCAAGAAGTTGAAGCCACCTCTGTCCCTCTGGATGAAGCAGACGATAAAAGCGGTAAGCCAGAATCCATCTTGAAAGCATTGAGGAAGCAAGACAAGGAGCAAGCAGAAGCGCTCGTTTTGGAAGGGAGGGTCCAAATGCTGGTGGTCCAGTCCAACGCCCAAGTGTACAAATGTGAGAAGTGTTCCTACATCACAAAAAAGAAAGGAAGCATTGTCCAACATGCCAAGAACGGATGCCAACCTCGCAAGTCATCGTTGGTGTGTCAGGAGTGCGGAGCCAGCTTTAAACAGCAGAGGGGACTCAATACTCATGTCCTTAAGAAGTGCCCCGTGAGGCTTAGAAAGAAGAGGGCTTGTTTTAGGATGGCCGTGTCGGTGGAGGGAGTAGGCCAGCAAGTGGATAGGGATTTAGCAGCTGGTCCGGGAGACTTAGGTTCCGGTAAGGAATCATTAGAAGCTGACGAACATCTGTCCCAGTGTCCAAGTTTATTCCAAAATTCCAAAACTCTAGAAAGGTCATTAGATGACAAAGAAACGAGTGCAACATTAGATGATGAAGAAACGAGTGCAGCAGTACATTCATCAGATACCCTCCCGAACCCTGCAATTGTCACTGAGAAGTACCGAATCGAAGCAGGAAAGTTTCACTGCTTGTTTTGTTCCTACTCCTGCtccagagcatgtaccataagctgCCACGTCAGCCAGAACTGCCGGGAGTTACGGAGGGCTCCTAGTCCAGCAGGCTTACAGTCTGCTGCAACCGTAAAACGGCACAAACAACTAGAAAGCACCCAAGAAATGGGACGTGTCCCTGAGAGCCCTTTGGATGAACACCACCAAAATCCAGAGCAAGAGGTTGACGGGATGGGGGTTAGCAGAGGCTCGTATGACTCAACCAGCGCCCGTCGGCTTTCTTGCCCTTCCTGTGTCTTTACTTGCACCCAGGAACGAGCCATGAAAACGCACAAGAAGAAAGGTTGTTTAAAACCCGGCGAGCTCCAGTGCCCCTTGTGCTCGTTTCGATGCATGTCTCCCGGGGCGTTGAAACGTCATCGAGAGTTGCACCAGAAATATTCTCAGAACAGACTACAGCTGCAGTGCAAGCAGTGCGACTTCACCTGCAAACAGCCGCGTTGCATGAAGCAGCACGTGCGGATTCGTCACGAAGGTATCAAACCGCACCGCTGTCGATATTGCGATTTCAGCACCACCAGGCGTTACCGGCTCGAAGCCCATGAGTCTCTGCACACTGGCGTCGGTCGGATACCCTGCGGTTCTTGCAGCAGGACCTTTGGAACAAACTCTAAATTGAGGCTTCACCAAAGGAGGGTTCACGAGAAGATGCCCACTCACTTCTGCAAACTCTGCGACTATAGCGGCTACAGTCAGAATGACGTCGCCCGGCACGTGGCCAGCTGCCACAGTGGTGATGCCGTCTACCCCTGCTCTGTTTGCCAGGCAAGTTTTAGCTCTGAGGCTGCATTAAAGCAGCACAGCCTGAGGAAGCACCACGAAAAAGCCTCTCATGAATGTTCACAATGCCAGTTCTCCTGCCACAGCCAGGCCACCCTCCGATGCCACCTGCAGAAGCAGCACCTCCAGCTGGAATGCACAGTTTGCAAGGAATCGTTCTCTCGTAGGGAGGACATTGAAGAACATCGGAAAACACATTTTTCTCACCACTGCCAACAGTGCCAGTATGCCGCCAAAGACAGGCAGCAGCTTATCAATCACTATGCGGAGGAGCATGAAAGCAGCGGGCTGCCTGACGGAGAGGCGGACGAGGGCCCCCTGCGATGCCCTTTCTGCTCCTTCTCCTGTCGTCATGAACTAGTCTATGACCATCACGTGAAGAGCCACGGGGCCACGCGTGTTTACAAGTGCGCAGACTGTGACTACAGCACCCGGAATAAGCAGAAGATCACCTGGCACAGCCGAATCCACACCGGTGAAAAACCCTACAAGTGTCACCTCTGCACTTATGCCTGCGCAGACCCTTCACGTCTTAAA TACCACATGCGCATCCACAAGGATGAGAAGAACTACCTGTGCCCAGAATGTGGCTACAAGTGCAAGTGGGTGAaccagctgaaatatcacatgaccaAGCACACAG GCCTGAAGCCATACCAGTGCGAGGAATGCGACTATTGTACCAACAGAGCAGATGCCCTCCGCGTCCACCGGGAAACCCGCCACCGAGACGTGCGCTCCTTCATCTGCGAACAGTGCGGGAAAGCATTTAAGACCCGCTTCCTTCTCAAAACCCATCTGAAAAAACACAGCGAAGAAAAACCGTACATCTGCAACATGTGCCAACGAGGCTTCCGCTGGCCCGCCGGCCTCCGCCATCACTACCTCACCCACACAAACCAGCAGCCCTTCTTCTGTCAGTATTGCTCGTACCGGGCCAAGCAAAAGTTCCAGGTGGTTAAACATATACAGCGGCATCACCCCAACAATCCAGACCTGACGAAGGGCATTGGGAAGGAGCCATATTTATTTTCTGTCCAGGGACACGACGCGACGTTTCAGCAGAGTTCGCAGTGTGATGGAGAAGCCGGAGCCGAACATTAA